A genomic segment from Pediococcus acidilactici encodes:
- a CDS encoding CTP synthase, with protein sequence MTKYIFVTGGVVSSLGKGIVAASLARLLKNRGLKVTIQKFDPYINVDPGTMSPYQHGEVFVTDDGTETDLDLGHYERFIDINLNKYSNVTTGKIYSEVLRKERHGDYLGATVQVIPHITDAIKEKIMRAGTVTDSDIVITEIGGTVGDIESLPFLEAIRQMRSQAGAQNVFYIHTTLVPYLKAAGEMKTKPTQHSVKELRGLGIQPNMLVVRTEEDITDSMRSKIAAFCDVEPEAVIESKDVASLYEIPLNLKRQKMDEIVVKHFGLDVPEADMAKWADLVDHVNNRLDHTINIALVGKYVALQDAYISVNEALKHAGYVVNADIKITKFDSEKITKENVAELMAGQDGIIVPGGFGDRGIEGMIDAIQYARENDVPFLGICLGMQMASVEFARNVLGYQDANSAEMDPNTPHNIIDLMADQEDVEDLGGTQRLGLYPCKLKEGTVAARAYDNQELIQERHRHRFEFNNQYRAEMEAKGLVFSGTSPDNHLVEVIEIPDKRFFVASQYHPEFLSRPQRPEGLFKAFIAAANQSK encoded by the coding sequence ATGACCAAATATATTTTCGTTACAGGTGGAGTGGTTTCATCTTTAGGAAAGGGGATTGTTGCAGCTTCCTTAGCACGGTTATTAAAGAATCGGGGCTTGAAGGTAACAATTCAAAAGTTTGATCCATACATTAACGTTGATCCAGGAACAATGAGTCCGTACCAACATGGGGAAGTTTTTGTTACCGATGACGGTACAGAAACGGACTTGGATTTAGGACATTATGAACGTTTTATTGATATTAACTTAAATAAGTATTCTAACGTTACCACTGGAAAAATTTATTCGGAAGTATTGCGTAAGGAACGCCATGGAGATTACCTTGGCGCAACTGTCCAAGTAATTCCACACATTACCGATGCAATCAAAGAAAAGATTATGCGTGCCGGAACCGTTACGGATTCGGATATCGTCATTACCGAAATTGGTGGAACGGTTGGGGATATTGAATCCTTGCCATTCCTAGAAGCAATTCGGCAAATGCGGAGCCAAGCGGGTGCTCAAAACGTATTTTACATTCACACTACCCTGGTACCTTACCTTAAGGCAGCTGGTGAAATGAAAACTAAGCCAACCCAACATAGTGTTAAAGAATTACGTGGGTTAGGAATCCAACCAAACATGTTGGTAGTGCGTACCGAAGAAGACATTACGGATAGCATGCGTTCAAAGATTGCTGCCTTCTGTGATGTTGAGCCTGAAGCGGTAATCGAGTCTAAAGACGTAGCTAGTTTGTACGAAATTCCGTTGAATTTGAAACGCCAAAAGATGGACGAAATTGTCGTTAAGCACTTTGGTTTAGACGTACCAGAAGCGGACATGGCTAAGTGGGCAGACCTCGTTGATCACGTAAACAACCGCCTTGACCACACGATTAACATCGCGTTGGTTGGTAAGTACGTTGCTTTGCAAGATGCCTACATTTCGGTTAACGAAGCCTTGAAACACGCGGGCTACGTTGTGAATGCGGACATTAAGATTACGAAGTTTGATTCAGAAAAGATTACTAAAGAAAACGTCGCTGAATTAATGGCTGGCCAAGACGGAATCATCGTGCCAGGAGGCTTCGGAGACCGGGGTATTGAAGGAATGATCGACGCAATTCAATACGCTCGGGAAAACGACGTGCCGTTCTTAGGAATTTGCTTGGGAATGCAAATGGCCAGCGTAGAATTTGCGCGTAACGTATTGGGTTACCAAGACGCCAACTCTGCGGAAATGGATCCTAATACACCACACAACATCATTGACCTAATGGCGGACCAAGAAGACGTGGAAGACTTAGGGGGAACCCAACGGCTAGGATTGTATCCATGCAAGTTGAAGGAAGGTACCGTTGCGGCTCGGGCGTACGATAATCAAGAATTGATTCAAGAACGTCACCGGCACCGCTTTGAATTCAACAACCAATACCGTGCGGAAATGGAAGCTAAGGGGTTGGTATTCTCAGGTACTTCACCAGATAACCACCTCGTAGAAGTGATTGAAATTCCTGACAAGCGCTTCTTCGTTGCTTCGCAGTACCACCCTGAATTCCTTTCCCGGCCACAACGTCCGGAAGGATTATTCAAGGCATTTATTGCGGCTGCTAATCAAAGTAAATAA
- the rpoE gene encoding DNA-directed RNA polymerase subunit delta, which produces MELEIFKGQNKDELSMIEVAHAILAKNGEPMAFVDLANAVQNYLEKTDEEFRNRLSQFYTDLNIDGSFISLGENTWGLRTWYPFESIDEALIHTEEEDEDRPVRKKRKRVNAFLADAADDDDVIDYDADDPEDEDVTAADDADADDPTYEDLSSDDDNDTLPDGIEGQLTELNDDEEE; this is translated from the coding sequence TTGGAATTAGAAATTTTTAAGGGTCAAAACAAAGACGAACTCTCGATGATCGAAGTTGCTCACGCCATCTTAGCTAAGAATGGTGAACCAATGGCATTCGTTGATTTAGCTAATGCAGTTCAAAATTACTTGGAAAAGACGGACGAAGAGTTTCGGAATCGGTTATCGCAATTTTACACTGATTTAAATATTGACGGCAGTTTTATTTCCCTTGGTGAAAACACCTGGGGACTTCGGACATGGTACCCATTTGAATCAATTGATGAAGCCCTAATTCACACTGAAGAAGAAGACGAAGATCGTCCGGTACGTAAAAAACGTAAACGGGTCAACGCCTTTCTGGCTGACGCCGCCGATGATGACGACGTAATTGATTACGATGCGGATGACCCAGAAGACGAAGACGTTACCGCCGCTGACGATGCGGATGCCGATGATCCAACTTATGAGGATTTATCTAGCGATGATGATAACGACACGCTTCCTGACGGTATTGAAGGTCAATTAACAGAATTAAATGATGATGAAGAAGAGTAA
- a CDS encoding DUF1934 domain-containing protein — protein sequence MALDNGIPIAIHLETFIEQEGEKNHLVFDEPGQVFQMGNSIYLRYQEVDEKSGQKIPVTMKIDGEGTVLLTRVAESEMRLRFASGKRIEARYRTPYGLFPIETVTPLLDVQLQNEPLAGQVNIDYQLLAGKQLIGNYKIRLQFTA from the coding sequence ATGGCACTAGATAATGGAATTCCAATTGCGATCCATTTAGAAACGTTTATTGAACAAGAAGGCGAAAAGAATCACCTAGTTTTCGATGAACCAGGGCAAGTATTTCAAATGGGCAATTCAATTTACTTACGGTACCAAGAAGTTGACGAAAAAAGCGGGCAGAAGATTCCGGTTACCATGAAAATTGACGGAGAGGGAACGGTCTTATTAACCCGGGTTGCGGAAAGTGAGATGCGACTACGGTTTGCTAGTGGAAAACGGATTGAAGCGCGCTACCGCACCCCATACGGACTGTTCCCAATTGAGACCGTTACGCCCCTGCTGGACGTGCAGCTACAAAACGAACCACTAGCGGGTCAAGTAAACATTGATTACCAACTTTTAGCGGGCAAACAGTTGATTGGTAACTATAAAATCCGATTGCAATTTACGGCCTGA
- a CDS encoding HD domain-containing protein has protein sequence MALKNQRLPMEKVFRDPIHDYVYVQDQVILDLINTKEFQRLRRIHQLGTTSFVFHGAEHTRFSHSLGCYEVARRIVENFERNYLSKRPNDGLWRKEERLVTLCAALLHDIGHGAYSHTFEHIFHTNHEQITTQIITDPTTEVNQVLRQISPDFPTQVAAVISHDYPNPQVVQLISSQIDADRMDYLLRDSYYTGTNYGTFDLTRILRVMRPYSKGIAFQISGIHAVEDFIVSRFQMYVQVYFHSVSRSMEVILGHLLARAHQLYLNSTTPWQQAPQFLMPFFNKQFTLDDYLKLDDGVLNTYFLQWEDAEDPILNDLANRFLNRIPFKSARISNQTRALLPELKQLVAAAGFDAEYYTAENDSYDLPYDAYDPTSQKPRTQIELMQADGSLVELSTASDLVRAISGKVSSDERFYFPKEMLTNNTENLFSATFEAFQSHIKNGIIN, from the coding sequence ATGGCCCTTAAAAATCAGCGCCTGCCGATGGAAAAAGTTTTTCGTGACCCGATCCATGATTACGTTTACGTCCAAGACCAAGTAATTTTGGATCTGATTAACACAAAAGAATTCCAACGGCTTCGCCGCATTCATCAGTTAGGAACTACTTCATTCGTTTTTCACGGCGCGGAACACACCCGTTTTTCACATTCCTTGGGTTGTTACGAAGTGGCCCGGCGCATTGTTGAAAACTTTGAACGAAATTACCTTTCCAAACGTCCTAACGATGGTTTATGGCGTAAGGAGGAGCGTTTAGTGACCCTTTGCGCAGCGTTATTACACGACATTGGTCACGGTGCTTATTCACACACGTTTGAGCACATTTTCCACACCAATCACGAACAAATTACTACCCAGATCATCACGGACCCGACTACGGAAGTTAACCAGGTTTTACGGCAAATCAGTCCGGATTTTCCGACCCAGGTTGCTGCCGTAATCAGTCATGACTACCCGAATCCTCAGGTGGTGCAATTGATTTCCAGCCAAATCGACGCCGACCGGATGGACTATCTACTACGGGATTCGTATTACACCGGCACAAACTATGGTACGTTTGATTTAACCCGCATTTTACGGGTGATGCGCCCCTACTCGAAGGGGATTGCTTTTCAAATTAGCGGAATTCACGCGGTTGAGGACTTTATCGTCAGCCGTTTTCAAATGTACGTTCAGGTTTACTTCCACTCCGTTTCACGCTCCATGGAAGTTATTCTCGGACATTTGCTTGCGCGGGCCCATCAGCTATACCTAAATTCAACCACGCCTTGGCAACAGGCCCCGCAGTTTTTAATGCCTTTTTTCAATAAACAGTTCACTTTAGATGACTATTTAAAATTAGACGACGGGGTACTTAACACCTACTTCTTACAATGGGAAGATGCGGAAGACCCCATTTTAAATGATTTAGCCAACCGGTTTTTGAACCGAATTCCGTTTAAATCGGCACGAATTAGTAACCAGACTCGGGCGCTTTTACCTGAATTAAAACAGCTTGTGGCCGCGGCTGGTTTTGACGCGGAATACTATACCGCCGAAAATGATAGCTACGATCTACCGTACGATGCTTATGACCCTACATCGCAAAAACCTCGGACCCAAATTGAATTAATGCAAGCCGACGGTTCCCTAGTAGAACTTTCCACAGCTAGTGATTTAGTTCGGGCCATTTCGGGTAAGGTTTCAAGCGACGAGCGGTTCTATTTCCCAAAGGAAATGCTCACCAACAATACCGAAAATTTATTCTCGGCTACCTTTGAAGCATTTCAATCGCACATTAAAAACGGCATCATCAATTAG
- the yidA gene encoding sugar-phosphatase, with the protein MSIKLVAIDLDGTLLNDNKQLTEENIAAINAASKMGVNIVLCTGRPITGIQRYLAQLELQNEKEYAITYNGGLAQTINGEILIKHTLSFQDYLAAEAFSRQVGVHFHVDGKNHIYTANKNISQYTVGESFLVEMGLRYRSVEEMNPDLEMPKVMFIDDPKVLSKARDQIFNRFQDEFSVVQSEPYFIELMPKNVSKGNAVKELAERLHLSLDQVMAIGDQGNDLSMIKTAGIGVAMENGIDEVKENAQFITANNNESGVAKAIRKFVINK; encoded by the coding sequence ATGAGTATTAAGCTAGTAGCCATCGACTTAGATGGCACCCTATTAAACGATAATAAACAACTAACCGAAGAAAACATTGCCGCCATCAATGCGGCTTCTAAGATGGGCGTTAACATTGTTTTGTGTACCGGACGCCCCATCACCGGGATTCAGCGCTACTTAGCCCAACTTGAGCTCCAAAACGAAAAGGAATACGCCATTACTTATAACGGCGGGCTTGCTCAGACCATTAATGGGGAAATTTTAATTAAACACACCTTAAGTTTCCAAGACTACCTAGCTGCCGAAGCCTTCAGTCGCCAAGTGGGCGTTCATTTCCATGTGGATGGCAAGAACCATATCTACACTGCCAACAAAAATATTAGCCAGTACACGGTTGGAGAAAGTTTCTTAGTAGAAATGGGCTTGCGGTACCGCAGTGTTGAAGAAATGAATCCGGACCTAGAAATGCCTAAGGTAATGTTTATCGACGACCCGAAGGTTTTAAGTAAGGCCCGTGACCAAATCTTCAATCGTTTCCAAGATGAATTTAGCGTGGTTCAAAGCGAACCCTACTTTATTGAATTAATGCCTAAAAACGTCAGCAAGGGCAATGCGGTCAAGGAATTGGCGGAACGCTTGCATCTCAGTCTTGACCAAGTAATGGCAATCGGTGACCAAGGAAACGACTTGTCAATGATTAAGACGGCCGGAATAGGGGTCGCGATGGAAAATGGGATTGACGAGGTAAAGGAAAATGCCCAATTCATCACGGCAAACAATAATGAAAGTGGTGTGGCAAAGGCAATTAGGAAGTTTGTGATTAATAAATAA
- a CDS encoding ROK family protein, protein MMNNTEQLSIAINESAIRYALFNDQGELKVRKSVPTPTDNIDNFLKAIYNIVEENQKNIYGIGISVPGQVDQTDGIIYQGGSLPLLHGLSLGKIIAARYDLPVAMQSVGICAATAAHWNGNLRGIHNGAALILDDGVEAGIILNDHIFTGNHLEAGALGMILANPQADAPSPSQIMFNACSATKMVQKIGNVLQLSDPNDDTKVFKAIENGEANARELFNEYCRNVAYMISNTQAVLDLNKYVICGRISTQSILVPEINHQLQVIRDNFSLLKETLHMPNVETSVFKQDTDLYGAYYFALSQFDFKNYVDNLESQTPTTEQ, encoded by the coding sequence ATGATGAATAACACGGAACAATTGAGCATCGCAATCAATGAATCAGCAATTCGGTATGCACTCTTTAACGATCAGGGTGAACTAAAAGTGCGCAAAAGCGTGCCCACCCCTACTGATAACATTGATAATTTTCTAAAAGCAATTTATAACATTGTCGAAGAAAACCAAAAAAACATTTATGGCATTGGAATCAGCGTTCCAGGGCAAGTGGATCAAACGGATGGAATTATCTACCAAGGTGGTTCCCTCCCACTTCTTCATGGGCTAAGTTTGGGCAAAATCATTGCGGCCCGTTACGACCTTCCCGTAGCTATGCAAAGCGTAGGTATTTGCGCGGCAACTGCAGCACATTGGAACGGCAACTTACGAGGTATTCATAATGGTGCGGCCTTAATCCTGGATGATGGCGTGGAAGCTGGCATTATTTTAAACGATCATATTTTTACCGGTAACCATCTAGAAGCTGGCGCTTTAGGTATGATTTTGGCTAATCCACAAGCTGACGCCCCTTCACCATCGCAAATTATGTTCAACGCTTGTTCTGCTACCAAAATGGTTCAAAAGATTGGTAACGTTTTGCAGCTTTCCGATCCGAACGACGACACCAAAGTTTTCAAAGCGATTGAAAACGGGGAAGCTAACGCACGCGAACTTTTCAACGAATACTGTCGCAACGTCGCTTACATGATTTCTAATACCCAGGCAGTGCTCGATTTAAATAAATACGTGATTTGCGGCCGGATTAGCACCCAAAGCATTTTAGTTCCTGAAATTAACCATCAACTTCAGGTCATTCGGGATAATTTCTCACTCTTAAAAGAAACGTTACACATGCCGAATGTTGAAACCTCCGTCTTCAAGCAAGATACCGACCTTTACGGCGCCTATTACTTTGCATTATCCCAGTTTGATTTTAAAAATTACGTTGATAATTTAGAGTCTCAAACCCCAACAACGGAACAATAG
- a CDS encoding MATE family efflux transporter — translation MDSILTKGSPIKGIILFSIPLLLGNIFQQIYTLSDTLIVGRVVGVQALAAVGATSGLTFLIIGFAQGMTTGLSIITAQHYGAGNLRAVKQSFATSIWICGGLVLVLTPLSVWATRPLLQLMQTPANIIDGAAIFLSIIFGGLVATMFFNLFSNMLRALGNSRLPLIFLVIACIINVVLDIVLIVFMHVGIAGAGIATVTAQLISCFLCWFYIKARVPALSLEWREITTNWALIKEQIRIGLPMGFQASIIAIGSIILQISLNHLGSSAIAAYTAAGKVDQLATQPMMSLGITMATFTAQNFGAKQYKRILKGIRQALTTSISYGFVMGILIILNSRTLVNLFIGNSEQHITNLAHQYFVIVSMSYFLLAILFIVRYTLQGFGKSMAPTLAGVAELLSRMLVGIWVVPAFGFIGACTANPLAWLGSNLVLIWSYVQVVRQLRRDTKA, via the coding sequence ATGGATAGTATTTTAACTAAAGGAAGCCCAATTAAGGGAATTATCTTATTCAGTATTCCGCTGCTTTTAGGTAATATTTTCCAACAAATTTACACGCTCTCTGACACTTTGATCGTTGGTCGAGTAGTCGGGGTACAAGCCTTAGCTGCGGTGGGAGCCACCAGTGGATTGACTTTTTTGATCATTGGTTTTGCACAAGGGATGACGACCGGATTGTCAATCATTACCGCCCAGCATTATGGGGCGGGAAATTTGAGGGCGGTCAAGCAAAGCTTTGCGACCAGTATTTGGATTTGTGGTGGGTTAGTTCTGGTACTTACGCCCCTGAGCGTTTGGGCCACCCGCCCGTTGCTACAGCTGATGCAAACACCGGCTAACATTATTGACGGCGCCGCCATTTTCTTGTCCATTATCTTTGGCGGACTAGTGGCAACGATGTTTTTTAACTTATTTTCTAATATGCTTCGGGCACTGGGAAATAGTCGTCTGCCACTAATTTTCTTGGTGATTGCTTGTATTATCAACGTGGTTTTGGACATTGTTTTAATCGTCTTCATGCACGTTGGAATCGCTGGTGCGGGAATTGCTACAGTCACGGCGCAATTAATTTCTTGTTTTCTATGTTGGTTTTATATCAAAGCTCGGGTCCCAGCGTTATCGCTAGAATGGCGCGAGATCACGACTAACTGGGCGTTAATCAAGGAACAAATTCGCATTGGCTTGCCAATGGGATTTCAGGCGTCAATCATTGCAATTGGTTCCATTATTCTACAAATTTCGTTGAACCATTTAGGTTCATCGGCGATTGCGGCTTACACCGCTGCCGGAAAGGTTGACCAGTTGGCGACCCAGCCAATGATGTCGCTGGGAATTACAATGGCAACTTTTACCGCACAAAACTTTGGAGCTAAGCAATATAAACGGATTTTAAAGGGAATCCGCCAAGCATTAACTACGTCGATTAGTTACGGTTTCGTAATGGGAATCCTGATTATTTTAAATAGTCGAACGCTAGTTAACCTGTTTATCGGGAACTCAGAGCAACACATTACTAATTTAGCACACCAATATTTTGTGATTGTCAGCATGAGCTACTTTCTTTTGGCAATCCTGTTTATCGTGCGGTATACCTTACAAGGATTTGGGAAGAGTATGGCACCTACGTTGGCAGGGGTCGCGGAGTTGCTCTCTCGAATGCTGGTTGGAATTTGGGTAGTTCCTGCCTTTGGCTTTATCGGAGCTTGTACGGCAAATCCTTTGGCATGGCTAGGTTCTAACTTAGTATTAATCTGGTCTTACGTACAAGTTGTTCGGCAATTAAGGCGAGATACAAAGGCATAA
- a CDS encoding CPBP family intramembrane metalloprotease has protein sequence MHIHDTHPIVHVLLVVVYTLTTLAVIIFLIQFYRYKVRKNHSTFANYPLNSKRFRIMLLMVALWFLFMLLQTWYVSYFNIGTSENQSTIEQLLRDTPIWTWIDAVLVAPVIEELIFRGLFFEFFFTKDTRLVRTIGVVVNGALFGGLHDLGASFPIYAIMGMLLAITYLWTKDLKYSITLHILNNFISFL, from the coding sequence ATGCATATTCACGATACCCATCCAATTGTGCACGTACTTTTGGTAGTGGTGTACACGCTAACTACTTTAGCAGTAATAATCTTCTTGATTCAGTTTTACCGCTACAAAGTGCGCAAGAATCATAGCACGTTTGCTAATTACCCGTTGAACAGCAAGCGCTTTCGGATTATGTTATTAATGGTTGCTTTATGGTTTTTATTTATGCTCTTGCAAACGTGGTACGTGTCCTACTTTAACATTGGTACTTCGGAGAACCAATCGACCATTGAGCAATTACTACGGGATACACCGATATGGACGTGGATTGATGCAGTACTGGTCGCTCCGGTTATCGAAGAGTTGATCTTCCGGGGCCTCTTTTTTGAGTTCTTTTTTACTAAAGACACCCGGCTAGTACGTACAATCGGCGTGGTGGTAAATGGGGCATTGTTCGGTGGTTTGCACGACCTTGGCGCTAGTTTTCCTATTTACGCAATCATGGGAATGTTGCTAGCGATCACCTATTTATGGACTAAGGATCTCAAATACAGCATTACGTTACACATCTTAAATAATTTTATTTCATTTTTATAA
- a CDS encoding HAD family hydrolase has product MYKVVFFDLDNTLLKTEDASVAALSYALKQDGVTVTPEAIISLMGIPGLEMAKQLGAPNPEKTIEIFNQQIGKEVDLIKPYDGIEAMFAGLRDRGIEYGIVTSKLKRVFDDEMKHFPKIRQIKRVVFSDDTKKHKPNPDPIQFGIKKYFAGINLKDVLYVGDSLFDMQAAHAAGVDFANAGWGAIPTNDFSAAEYVLQKPEQLLDVVQQVKK; this is encoded by the coding sequence ATGTATAAAGTAGTATTTTTTGATTTAGACAACACCTTGTTAAAAACGGAAGATGCTTCAGTGGCGGCATTGAGCTATGCTTTGAAACAAGACGGCGTGACGGTTACGCCAGAGGCGATTATTAGTTTGATGGGAATCCCTGGTTTAGAGATGGCTAAACAACTTGGCGCTCCCAACCCAGAAAAAACCATCGAAATCTTTAACCAACAAATTGGTAAAGAAGTGGACTTAATCAAACCGTACGATGGAATTGAAGCAATGTTTGCCGGCTTGCGGGACCGCGGAATCGAATACGGAATCGTAACTTCTAAGCTAAAACGGGTTTTTGACGATGAAATGAAGCATTTCCCTAAGATACGGCAAATCAAGCGGGTGGTCTTTTCCGACGATACGAAAAAGCATAAGCCTAATCCAGATCCAATCCAGTTTGGAATCAAAAAATACTTTGCGGGAATAAATTTGAAGGATGTCTTATATGTAGGAGATTCGTTATTTGACATGCAAGCAGCACACGCAGCAGGCGTGGATTTTGCTAATGCCGGATGGGGTGCAATTCCAACCAATGACTTCTCCGCAGCAGAATACGTTTTACAAAAGCCTGAACAACTTTTAGACGTCGTGCAACAAGTAAAGAAATAG
- a CDS encoding FAD/NAD(P)-binding protein, which produces MKIALIGAGPRNLMALERLVCWGINTNYSAKVEIELFDPFGIGGRVWNPDQNHELKMNSLAEKITLYTDQSVEMAGPVHVGPSLLDWALNEGQSFIEEHQYRHQKLLLNELANLNKHSYSSRALFGIYQQWFYEQIINHLPDNFAVTTHSEWVTNVQKHEHQYVVITEDAAYSVDVVSAALGEGNNPLSDEERQLQHFATTHQLKYVPIAYPAEMDVDDVAASDHVIIRGLGLSFIDYLAELTERRGGTFQRNEHGNLTYSRSGDEPTIYASSRRGLPYHARGLDQKAVGETFPRYFLSDQFVDDLVRTHQVISGTEFINRIQWDVELTYYVTIAKNNYPEIDLQAFEADLAASTNGFKKILDSYGIAAKDRLNWEEWKNPIPKDVNDAAGFTQFIKSYLQQDVDLANEGNLTAPFTSAIEKLRELRTNIRKVVTYRLISADDYVEQVLKHFNSLNSFLAVGPPAFRIEQILALIKAGVLTLIGPDMKVETDDNQFVTYSNRLADHQRYVGNVLIEGRLPQPNAANNTNPLVNNLLRQGLARIFTLQLHDGTSYSTGALDVTDDTAELIDQNGNVVPHFFVWGLPTEKRHWLTNGAPIPGVNDVRLRIADRIAAQVFAE; this is translated from the coding sequence ATGAAAATTGCTTTAATCGGCGCGGGTCCGCGCAATCTAATGGCCCTCGAACGTTTAGTTTGTTGGGGGATTAACACCAATTACTCAGCCAAGGTTGAAATCGAACTATTTGATCCCTTTGGCATTGGCGGTCGGGTTTGGAATCCTGACCAAAATCACGAACTTAAAATGAATTCCTTAGCGGAAAAAATTACCTTATATACGGATCAATCCGTTGAAATGGCTGGCCCAGTTCACGTAGGACCAAGCTTACTTGACTGGGCGCTTAATGAGGGACAAAGCTTCATCGAAGAGCACCAGTATCGGCACCAAAAATTGCTCTTAAACGAATTAGCAAACTTAAATAAGCATTCTTACAGTTCGCGGGCACTCTTCGGTATTTATCAGCAATGGTTTTATGAACAAATCATTAACCATTTACCGGATAATTTTGCCGTAACCACCCATTCCGAATGGGTAACCAACGTCCAAAAACACGAGCACCAGTACGTCGTAATTACCGAGGATGCAGCTTATAGCGTAGACGTCGTTTCGGCTGCTTTAGGGGAAGGCAATAATCCATTAAGTGATGAAGAACGGCAGTTACAACACTTTGCTACCACCCACCAGTTAAAATACGTGCCCATTGCATATCCTGCTGAAATGGACGTTGATGACGTTGCTGCTAGTGACCACGTAATTATTCGCGGGTTAGGCTTGAGTTTCATTGACTACCTTGCAGAACTTACAGAACGCCGGGGTGGCACTTTTCAACGTAACGAACATGGTAACTTAACTTACAGTCGCTCTGGTGATGAACCAACCATCTACGCTAGTTCACGTCGGGGACTGCCTTACCATGCTCGGGGGTTAGACCAAAAGGCCGTGGGAGAAACTTTTCCACGCTACTTCTTAAGTGACCAATTTGTCGACGATTTGGTACGCACCCATCAAGTCATTAGCGGAACTGAATTTATTAACCGAATCCAGTGGGATGTCGAGTTGACTTATTACGTAACCATTGCCAAAAACAACTATCCGGAAATTGATCTGCAGGCTTTTGAAGCTGACTTAGCTGCTAGCACAAACGGGTTTAAGAAAATTTTAGATAGCTACGGAATTGCCGCTAAAGACCGGCTCAATTGGGAAGAATGGAAAAACCCCATTCCTAAAGATGTTAACGATGCGGCCGGTTTTACCCAGTTTATTAAGTCCTACTTGCAACAAGATGTTGACTTAGCAAACGAGGGTAACTTAACCGCCCCATTTACAAGCGCAATCGAGAAGCTGCGTGAATTGCGTACTAACATCCGGAAAGTGGTTACCTATCGTCTAATTAGCGCTGACGACTATGTGGAACAAGTGCTTAAGCATTTCAATTCCTTAAACAGTTTCTTAGCGGTGGGTCCACCAGCATTTCGAATTGAGCAGATTCTGGCCCTTATCAAGGCGGGAGTCTTAACCCTTATTGGCCCAGATATGAAAGTCGAAACTGACGATAACCAATTTGTGACCTACTCTAACCGGCTGGCGGATCACCAGCGCTATGTTGGCAACGTCTTAATTGAAGGTCGTCTTCCACAGCCTAACGCCGCTAATAACACCAATCCGCTAGTAAACAATTTACTGCGGCAGGGATTGGCTCGCATCTTCACTTTGCAACTTCACGACGGCACTAGTTATTCAACCGGGGCCCTAGACGTTACGGATGATACCGCCGAATTAATAGACCAAAATGGCAACGTGGTTCCCCATTTCTTTGTTTGGGGACTTCCTACTGAAAAACGCCACTGGTTAACTAACGGTGCTCCCATTCCAGGAGTTAACGACGTTCGTCTTCGAATTGCCGACCGGATTGCGGCTCAGGTATTTGCTGAATAA